From the genome of Streptomyces sp. NBC_01142:
CTGGAAGGTCGCCGACCCGAACCGGGCGCCGCTCTGGAAGTTCGCCGACCCGAACCAGGCGCCGCCGAGGCGAGGGTGGCCGGTGGCGGGGTCACGGAGGGCGGCGAGGAGGGCATCGAGAAGGGGCCCGGTGAAGTGGGTGCCGCGGTGGTCGATGTCGGTGCCGGGGGTGAGGCCCGCCAGGTAGGCGTCGCGGTCGGCGTCGGCCAGGTGGGCGAGGCATGTGGTGTGGCCGGGGACGTGGATGCCGCGGCAGCCGACCGGGTCCTCCGGGGTGGTGCCGTGGCCACAGTGCGCCCAGCCAGGCGGAGATAAGGACGGTTCGGGGCTCGGGTGTGTCATGCCCGAAGGACGATCGAGCACGGCCGGATGGTTGCCCGCCCCGCCCCGCCTCCGACGCCGCGACACTGAAATCTTCGGTGCGGTCCGACAGCCGCGTGATCCCGGCCCCGTCCGTGCCGTGCAGGTTGGCCGAAGCAGCACGAGCGGTTCCGCCAGCATCGGCCCGGGGCTCCAATCCGCGGATGGGCTGCAAGGTAGAAGAGTCCCGCGCTGGTCAGTGCACTGGCGTGAGCTCGCAGCTCGCCCTGTTCCTCAAAGTGGCGAAAGCCCTGGGTTCAGGGGCTCAGGGCTGCTTGCGGCCCGGTGGTGTGTCGGGTGCGTGGGGCTGGCGCAGTTGTGCGAGTTTCTTGCCTGCGTCGCAGAGATTGCATGGGGTGGCTGCGGGCTGTGCGGCGGCTTGGAGTGCCTGCTGGTTGGTGAGGTCGAACGGGCCCTTGTATGTGAAGCAGCCGTCGGTGTGGACAGTGATGCGGCGGGGCCCGGTGTCGTCGTAGGCCATCCGTTCCCTCTCCACGGCCCATCGTGCGTCGTGGCTGACGGTGGGCCGGGGTGGTGGGTCGGGCAGGCGGCGGCCGGTGCGGGCCCGGAGGACCGCGTCCCGGTGCCTGGTGAGCGGGACGCCTTCGTAGCAGACGCCGTCGATCGGCCTCACGTGCGTCTGCGGCGCGTCGAACTCGACGTCGGCCGGCTCGG
Proteins encoded in this window:
- a CDS encoding DUF6233 domain-containing protein; this translates as MDEVAGPADGEPPSPPPAPAIRIVLYDGQELTGRLHRRWQGSTGSWFYRVSVTLWASTQLGARDVPEPADVEFDAPQTHVRPIDGVCYEGVPLTRHRDAVLRARTGRRLPDPPPRPTVSHDARWAVERERMAYDDTGPRRITVHTDGCFTYKGPFDLTNQQALQAAAQPAATPCNLCDAGKKLAQLRQPHAPDTPPGRKQP